The DNA region ACCGTCACTCATCTGGTTTCAGGAGATACACGTGTTCCTGGGAGAGAATTGGGAGAACGCGCTTTGAGGCGACAATCGTAAATCCATCTCCCATAATCTCTCTCGTTACTTCGGATGTTTCGTAACAGTGCTCACGTTCATCGCCCCCGAGAATCCGTTGACGAGCGGTACGCCGGTACGAGTGAAACGTCGATTCAACTCCTGTCGAAACTATCACGTAGTCAGCAACAGAACCGAGTTCTTTGAGGATTCGCCGCTTCGTGTCGCTTGGGACACGATGGAGGAGTCGAAGACAAACAGCTACATCGAACGACTCATCAAGCGTATTAGTGATTCCTTCGGCGTCGCAAATTTGGAACCGGGCGTTCTCAACTCCAGTACGCTCGTACTCCG from Haloprofundus halobius includes:
- a CDS encoding class I SAM-dependent methyltransferase yields the protein MSDERTFDYSSEMKDYYKSDEVAENYHEAFSNEGHWRHRLIASRERQTIKNLINKVPNASVLDIPTGTGKLAPVFAETGSSVLACDISENMLQVAESEYERTGVENARFQICDAEGITNTLDESFDVAVCLRLLHRVPSDTKRRILKELGSVADYVIVSTGVESTFHSYRRTARQRILGGDEREHCYETSEVTREIMGDGFTIVASKRVLPILSQEHVYLLKPDE